One genomic region from Candidatus Acidiferrales bacterium encodes:
- the trpC gene encoding indole-3-glycerol phosphate synthase TrpC, with the protein MTNFLEEIVRKKKIEVETAKKKLSLSELKNIVDGLRPRNDFRSGVTRKKDGPLSVIAEFKRASPSKGVIAENADPAAIGRDYEKGGASAISVLTEKNYFKGTVEDLQCIHDAVSSVPILRKDFIVDEYQIYESVRMGADAILLIVTALAESELKKFAALAKDLSLSSLIEVHSEEELGIALAAGGEIIGVNNRNLITFEVSNAVSEQLAKKIPDEIVSISESGIRDMSGLQAALESGYHAVLIGEHFMRAEKRADEVRRFASYRMEKSARRMARM; encoded by the coding sequence GTGACGAATTTCCTTGAGGAAATAGTCCGTAAGAAAAAAATAGAAGTCGAGACGGCGAAAAAGAAGTTGAGCCTCTCCGAATTGAAGAATATCGTCGACGGCTTACGGCCGAGGAATGATTTTAGAAGCGGAGTCACGCGGAAGAAAGATGGACCCCTAAGTGTTATCGCGGAATTCAAGCGTGCGTCGCCCTCAAAAGGCGTGATTGCAGAAAACGCCGATCCGGCCGCAATCGGCCGGGATTACGAAAAAGGCGGGGCCTCTGCGATCTCGGTCTTGACGGAGAAAAATTATTTCAAAGGCACAGTTGAGGATCTGCAGTGCATCCATGATGCTGTGAGTAGTGTTCCTATTCTCAGGAAAGATTTCATCGTAGATGAATACCAGATTTATGAATCTGTGCGAATGGGCGCGGATGCAATATTATTGATTGTCACGGCGTTGGCTGAGAGTGAACTGAAGAAATTCGCAGCGCTGGCAAAAGACCTGTCACTTAGCAGCCTAATTGAAGTGCATTCGGAGGAGGAGCTTGGAATTGCGCTCGCCGCCGGTGGGGAAATTATCGGAGTGAACAATCGAAATCTTATTACTTTCGAAGTCTCCAATGCAGTTTCCGAGCAGCTGGCAAAGAAGATCCCCGATGAAATCGTGAGCATCAGCGAGAGCGGGATCCGCGACATGTCGGGACTTCAAGCTGCGTTAGAATCCGGCTATCATGCCGTTTTGATCGGCGAACATTTTATGCGGGCGGAAAAGAGAGCTGATGAAGTGCGAAGATTTGCGTCTTATCGCATGGAGAAGAGCGCTCGGCGCATGGCACGGATGTGA
- a CDS encoding phosphoribosylanthranilate isomerase encodes MFVKICGITNIQDAYACIETGADAIGLNFYPKSKRFIRFDDAAAIVREVSAYATTVGVMVQPTIEEIAEAIDATEVDALQVYEPKFETADFDFKKLLYYTVRVKKRGEVKAASKVGADLIFLDSFTQSEFGGTGKISDWDEIVQSGVDLSTRFVISGGLNSQNVCDAIKRLNPYGVDTASGVESTPGKKDHGKIREFVSNAKQCGNTD; translated from the coding sequence ATGTTCGTAAAAATCTGCGGTATCACAAACATCCAGGATGCTTACGCCTGCATCGAAACCGGCGCAGATGCGATCGGCTTGAATTTTTACCCGAAGAGCAAACGTTTCATTCGATTTGATGATGCCGCGGCAATCGTTCGGGAAGTCTCGGCCTACGCGACGACCGTCGGTGTCATGGTACAGCCTACGATTGAGGAGATCGCCGAAGCGATCGATGCTACCGAGGTCGATGCACTTCAGGTTTACGAGCCGAAATTTGAAACGGCGGACTTCGATTTCAAGAAATTGCTATATTACACCGTTCGCGTGAAGAAGCGTGGCGAAGTAAAAGCCGCGTCGAAGGTTGGAGCGGACCTGATTTTTTTGGATTCATTTACGCAGAGCGAATTCGGCGGGACTGGCAAAATATCGGATTGGGATGAAATTGTGCAAAGCGGCGTCGATCTGTCGACCAGGTTTGTGATTTCAGGAGGCCTGAACAGCCAGAATGTCTGCGACGCTATCAAGAGGTTGAATCCGTACGGCGTCGACACAGCGTCGGGGGTAGAATCGACCCCGGGCAAGAAGGATCATGGAAAAATTAGAGAATTTGTGTCGAATGCAAAGCAATGCGGCAATACCGACTAG
- the trpB gene encoding tryptophan synthase subunit beta yields MENVKEKIDEYYKLPDKKGHFGTYGGSFVPETIVKAAQELDEAFESVKNDKDFNKEFEDLLKSFAGRPTPIFYTKNLSRKYGAKFYLKREDLLHTGAHKINNTIGQALLAERLGKKRIIAETGAGQHGVATATVCALLGLKCIVYMGEEDMHRQEPNVFKMRLLGAEVVPVLSGTKTLKEATSEAIRDWVTNVRDTFYIIGSVVGMHPYPKLVRHFQAVIGRESKKQFKENYGKLPDYVVACVGGGSNSLGIFYDFVREIPHVKLIGVEAAGEGLDTGKTAASLSLGKPGVLHGAMQYLLQDENGNVLNAYSISAGLDYPGVGPEHSYLKDSGLVKYVSVTDTEALDVFVELSRLEGIIPALESAHAVAYAEKLAAGEGQGKDILINLSGRGDKDLYSVAKRLNLV; encoded by the coding sequence ATGGAAAATGTAAAAGAAAAAATTGACGAGTATTATAAACTTCCGGACAAAAAAGGCCATTTCGGGACTTATGGCGGATCGTTCGTGCCGGAGACAATTGTAAAAGCCGCACAGGAACTCGACGAGGCGTTCGAGTCCGTAAAGAATGATAAAGATTTCAACAAGGAATTTGAAGACTTATTAAAAAGCTTCGCCGGCAGACCGACTCCAATTTTCTATACTAAAAATCTAAGCCGCAAGTACGGCGCGAAATTTTACCTAAAGAGGGAAGACCTTCTTCATACCGGGGCGCACAAGATTAACAACACGATCGGTCAGGCGCTGCTTGCTGAGAGATTAGGCAAGAAGAGAATTATTGCAGAAACTGGCGCAGGCCAGCACGGAGTCGCTACGGCGACTGTTTGTGCGCTGCTCGGATTGAAATGTATCGTTTATATGGGCGAGGAGGACATGCATCGCCAGGAGCCGAACGTTTTCAAGATGAGACTTCTTGGCGCGGAAGTCGTTCCCGTCTTGAGCGGGACAAAGACCTTGAAGGAAGCGACGAGCGAAGCGATACGAGACTGGGTGACAAATGTCAGAGATACATTTTATATAATCGGCTCGGTTGTCGGGATGCACCCGTATCCGAAGCTGGTGAGGCATTTCCAGGCAGTAATCGGCCGCGAATCGAAGAAACAATTCAAAGAGAATTATGGAAAGCTTCCTGATTATGTCGTCGCTTGCGTCGGCGGTGGAAGCAACTCGCTGGGGATTTTTTACGACTTTGTAAGGGAGATTCCACACGTGAAGCTGATCGGCGTCGAGGCAGCGGGTGAAGGACTCGATACCGGAAAAACCGCGGCTTCTCTCTCGCTCGGCAAGCCGGGCGTGCTCCATGGTGCAATGCAATACCTCTTGCAGGATGAAAATGGAAACGTCCTGAATGCATATTCGATCTCGGCTGGTCTCGATTATCCCGGCGTCGGACCGGAACATTCCTACTTAAAAGATTCCGGTCTTGTCAAATACGTTTCCGTGACGGATACCGAGGCTCTCGATGTCTTCGTCGAATTGTCGCGTCTCGAAGGGATCATCCCTGCACTCGAATCTGCACACGCTGTAGCTTATGCGGAGAAGCTCGCGGCGGGTGAAGGACAAGGGAAGGATATTCTCATCAATCTTTCCGGTAGGGGAGATAAAGACCTTTACAGCGTGGCAAAAAGGTTGAACCTGGTGTGA
- the queD gene encoding 6-carboxytetrahydropterin synthase QueD: MKTKIGKHFDFESAHQLKGSIYGKCQNLHGHRYHLIVEIEGEVDQHGWVCDFAEIEEVVKKLIIDKFDHKNLNDHFEVSTVENIAKFVFETIDKELKASTYRLSKVLLYETADSYAEVTR, from the coding sequence TTGAAAACTAAGATCGGTAAGCATTTCGATTTCGAGTCGGCACACCAGCTGAAAGGCTCAATATACGGAAAGTGCCAGAACCTCCACGGCCATCGGTATCACCTGATAGTGGAAATCGAGGGCGAAGTCGATCAGCACGGATGGGTATGTGATTTCGCGGAGATAGAAGAAGTCGTAAAGAAATTGATCATCGACAAATTCGATCACAAGAATTTGAACGACCACTTCGAAGTGTCGACCGTCGAGAACATTGCCAAATTTGTTTTCGAGACGATAGATAAAGAGCTTAAAGCTAGCACTTATCGGTTGTCGAAAGTTTTGTTGTACGAAACAGCTGACAGCTATGCCGAAGTTACGCGTTAA
- a CDS encoding 7-carboxy-7-deazaguanine synthase QueE: MPKLRVNEIFYSLQGEGARKGSANIFVRFAHCNLECGFCDTEFESFRELTVDELLEECSRFACKNIVFTGGEPLLQLTIDVVRAFKKPGYFLAIETNGTIIPPKGLDWITVSPKVAEHVLAKNFRRIHINELKYVRNKSQGIPRSKVKADHYYISPEFDGDYPNEENIKHCIDLVKQNAEWKLSLQEHKLLKIR, translated from the coding sequence ATGCCGAAGTTACGCGTTAACGAAATTTTCTACAGCCTCCAGGGAGAAGGCGCTCGTAAGGGGAGCGCAAATATTTTCGTGCGGTTTGCGCATTGTAATCTCGAATGCGGATTCTGCGATACGGAGTTCGAAAGCTTTCGCGAGTTGACAGTCGATGAGTTGCTCGAAGAATGCAGCCGATTCGCTTGCAAGAACATAGTCTTCACGGGAGGCGAGCCTCTCCTCCAGCTCACTATCGATGTGGTGAGAGCGTTCAAGAAACCCGGATATTTTCTGGCCATTGAAACGAACGGGACAATCATTCCACCGAAGGGATTAGACTGGATCACCGTGAGTCCGAAGGTTGCGGAGCACGTTCTGGCGAAAAACTTCAGGAGAATCCATATCAACGAACTGAAGTACGTTCGCAACAAATCTCAGGGTATTCCTCGGAGCAAAGTCAAGGCAGATCATTATTATATCAGCCCGGAATTTGACGGAGACTACCCGAATGAAGAAAATATCAAACACTGCATTGATCTTGTCAAACAAAACGCTGAGTGGAAACTTTCTCTTCAGGAGCACAAGCTTCTGAAAATCAGATAA
- a CDS encoding NADH-quinone oxidoreductase subunit A, whose translation MLSQFGIVLLFFIVGAILVVATLLIARLLRPHRPSAEKLSTYECGEEPIGDSRIKFNVRFYIIALIFLIFDVEIVFLFPWALVYQKLGMFAFVEMMIFLAILIAGYVYVWVKGDLDWDRPRPRYIDYVRNELTRTKQVGTETK comes from the coding sequence ATGCTTTCTCAATTCGGAATTGTGCTGCTTTTCTTTATTGTCGGAGCAATACTCGTAGTTGCGACGCTTTTGATAGCACGGTTATTGAGACCTCATCGGCCGAGCGCGGAAAAACTCAGCACGTACGAATGCGGCGAGGAGCCGATCGGCGATAGCCGGATAAAATTCAACGTAAGATTCTATATCATCGCGCTAATATTTCTGATCTTCGATGTTGAAATAGTGTTCCTTTTCCCGTGGGCGCTCGTCTATCAAAAGCTCGGCATGTTTGCGTTCGTAGAGATGATGATTTTTCTGGCGATCCTCATCGCGGGTTATGTCTATGTGTGGGTGAAAGGTGATCTCGACTGGGACAGGCCGCGGCCAAGGTATATCGACTACGTACGCAACGAATTGACCAGGACCAAGCAAGTCGGGACCGAAACGAAGTGA
- the nuoB gene encoding NADH-quinone oxidoreductase subunit NuoB, protein MGLLDKQFSDGNIVITSLDNLLNWARLSSLWQMHFGLACCAIEMMAASASHFDMMRFGVIPRATPRQTDVMIVSGTVTLKMATRVKRLYEQMAEPRYVISMGSCSNCGGPYWEHGYHVLKGVDRVIPVDVYVPGCPPRPDALLEGLMKLQEKVRRESRIKKEDVKLAPAA, encoded by the coding sequence ATGGGTTTATTAGATAAACAATTCAGCGACGGAAATATAGTAATAACCTCTCTCGATAATCTTCTAAATTGGGCACGGCTCTCTTCTCTCTGGCAAATGCACTTCGGGTTGGCTTGCTGCGCAATCGAGATGATGGCAGCGTCCGCGTCGCACTTTGATATGATGCGGTTCGGTGTCATACCACGGGCCACTCCGCGTCAAACCGATGTCATGATTGTTTCTGGAACGGTCACACTGAAGATGGCGACACGGGTCAAGAGGCTCTACGAGCAAATGGCCGAGCCGCGCTATGTCATTTCAATGGGATCCTGCTCAAACTGCGGCGGTCCGTATTGGGAGCATGGCTACCACGTTTTGAAGGGTGTTGACCGTGTTATTCCCGTAGACGTCTATGTACCAGGATGCCCGCCCAGACCAGATGCGCTCCTCGAAGGTTTGATGAAATTGCAGGAAAAGGTTAGGCGGGAAAGTCGCATCAAGAAAGAAGATGTTAAGCTGGCGCCGGCTGCGTGA
- a CDS encoding NADH-quinone oxidoreductase subunit C — MNANEIHDKVKSKFPEAVIEFKPEAVTEPFIVVRSEMIREVAQFISEDPELKFDYLICLSGVDFNDGNLGIVYHLSSMPKRHRIVLKVKVPKDKPEVPSVESVWKTANWHEREAFDLFGIVFLDHPDLRRILLPDDWEGFPLRKDYKVQEYYQGMKVPY, encoded by the coding sequence ATGAACGCAAACGAAATTCACGATAAGGTAAAATCAAAGTTCCCGGAAGCGGTTATTGAATTCAAACCCGAGGCCGTTACCGAGCCCTTCATTGTCGTCCGTTCCGAAATGATCAGGGAAGTCGCGCAATTTATTTCAGAAGATCCAGAGTTGAAATTTGATTACTTGATTTGTCTGTCGGGAGTAGATTTCAACGACGGCAATCTTGGCATCGTTTATCATTTGTCTTCGATGCCGAAAAGACACCGGATCGTGTTGAAGGTGAAAGTACCTAAAGACAAACCTGAAGTGCCGTCCGTCGAATCGGTTTGGAAGACAGCCAACTGGCATGAACGGGAAGCGTTTGATCTTTTCGGAATCGTTTTTCTCGACCATCCCGATCTGCGGAGAATTTTGTTGCCCGACGACTGGGAAGGTTTCCCGTTAAGAAAGGATTATAAAGTACAAGAGTATTACCAGGGAATGAAAGTGCCATACTAA
- a CDS encoding NADH-quinone oxidoreductase subunit D, whose product MAELHTEEMVLNMGPQHPSTHGVLRVELVVDGEVVVDAVPHIGYLHRCFEKHAEAMNYQQVVPYCDRMDYLASMNNDHAYVLAVEKLLNIQVPERVEYIRVVMAELQRIVSHLVAIGTYGLDIGAFTPFLYCFRDREMVLDLFERTCGARLLYNYMWPGGLSHDIPSDFIEKTKVFVKQFPATIKELNDLLSYNEIFVKRTANVGVLPADVAINYAASGPVLRGSGVKWDLRKMDPYSVYPKLDFDVVVGTGEMGTLGDCWDRYMVRVREMEQSLRIIEQAIEKIPEGNVQAAIPKRIRPPVGEVYVRSEAPRGELGYYIISDGSQNPFRVKARAPSFVNLSLLPEISRGYLIADMIAIIGSIDIVLGDVDR is encoded by the coding sequence ATGGCTGAACTGCACACCGAAGAAATGGTCCTGAACATGGGACCGCAGCATCCTTCGACGCATGGTGTGCTACGGGTCGAATTGGTTGTCGACGGCGAAGTTGTAGTCGATGCCGTTCCACATATCGGGTATCTCCATAGATGCTTTGAGAAGCATGCCGAGGCAATGAATTACCAGCAGGTTGTGCCATACTGCGACAGAATGGACTACCTCGCGTCGATGAACAACGACCACGCGTATGTGCTTGCTGTAGAGAAACTTCTGAACATTCAGGTGCCGGAGCGGGTGGAATATATCCGCGTTGTGATGGCAGAGCTTCAGAGGATCGTCAGCCATCTGGTTGCAATCGGAACTTACGGCCTCGACATCGGTGCGTTCACGCCGTTTCTATACTGCTTCCGCGACCGCGAGATGGTGCTTGATCTGTTCGAGAGAACCTGCGGAGCGAGGCTCCTGTATAATTATATGTGGCCCGGCGGATTATCACACGATATACCGTCCGATTTTATTGAAAAGACGAAAGTCTTCGTCAAACAGTTTCCGGCGACGATAAAAGAGCTCAACGATTTGTTGAGTTACAATGAGATTTTTGTTAAACGCACGGCAAATGTAGGTGTTCTCCCTGCTGATGTGGCAATCAACTACGCGGCAAGCGGCCCGGTCCTTCGCGGCTCGGGCGTGAAATGGGATTTACGGAAAATGGATCCTTATTCGGTGTATCCAAAATTGGATTTTGACGTCGTGGTGGGAACGGGCGAGATGGGAACGCTCGGCGATTGCTGGGACAGGTACATGGTCAGAGTCCGCGAGATGGAACAGAGCCTGAGAATAATTGAGCAGGCAATCGAAAAGATTCCTGAAGGCAACGTCCAGGCCGCGATCCCGAAACGAATTCGACCGCCCGTCGGCGAGGTTTATGTGAGAAGCGAGGCGCCGCGCGGAGAACTCGGCTATTACATAATCAGCGATGGGAGTCAAAATCCGTTCAGAGTCAAAGCGAGGGCGCCGTCGTTTGTCAATCTAAGTCTGCTTCCTGAAATATCCCGCGGCTATTTAATCGCGGACATGATCGCGATCATAGGGAGCATCGATATAGTGCTGGGCGATGTCGATAGATAA
- the nuoH gene encoding NADH-quinone oxidoreductase subunit NuoH, with protein sequence MHNFITYYLGTGIVGSLVSSLLPLLWIFPYALVAMWIELKVSAHMQDRLGPMRTGKWHGWAQPLADVVKLLQKEDTIPTAADKLLYILAPLLVFVGAYAAYAALPFSPAYIGCDINLGIFYIIAVSAIVVLGILMAGWSSDNKWSLLGAMRTAAQLVSYEIPSSLAVIAVIMVAGSLNLNDVCAAQAGWFWHWFIFGKFPFLFITFIIYFIASLAETNRAPFDIPEAESELVAGYHTEYSGMRFAFFYLAEYANMFTVAAIASILFFGGWSSPFGAFMSGPVWGAFWLITKGMVLVFVQMWLRWTLPRFRVDQLMYLSWKVLTPFALANLVAVGLWTVLR encoded by the coding sequence ATGCATAATTTCATAACATATTACCTTGGTACGGGCATCGTTGGCTCGCTGGTGTCAAGCCTCTTGCCTCTATTATGGATTTTCCCGTATGCCCTTGTTGCAATGTGGATCGAACTCAAAGTTTCGGCTCATATGCAGGACAGGCTTGGTCCGATGCGCACGGGAAAATGGCATGGATGGGCGCAGCCTCTCGCAGATGTTGTGAAACTCCTGCAGAAGGAAGACACGATACCGACTGCGGCGGATAAATTGTTATACATCCTCGCTCCGCTTCTCGTGTTTGTGGGTGCATACGCGGCTTATGCTGCACTTCCATTCAGCCCTGCTTACATTGGATGCGACATCAATCTCGGGATTTTTTATATCATTGCCGTAAGCGCCATCGTGGTGCTCGGTATTCTGATGGCCGGTTGGTCGTCGGACAACAAATGGTCTCTTCTCGGCGCGATGCGGACTGCTGCCCAGCTTGTAAGCTACGAGATTCCTTCATCACTTGCGGTGATTGCCGTTATCATGGTCGCCGGAAGTTTGAACCTGAACGACGTGTGCGCCGCGCAGGCTGGGTGGTTCTGGCACTGGTTTATTTTTGGAAAGTTTCCATTTCTCTTCATTACTTTCATAATTTATTTCATCGCCTCTCTCGCCGAGACGAACCGCGCGCCGTTCGATATCCCCGAAGCGGAGTCGGAGCTCGTCGCGGGTTATCATACCGAGTATAGCGGGATGAGATTCGCATTCTTCTATCTTGCAGAATATGCGAACATGTTTACGGTCGCGGCAATCGCGTCGATATTGTTCTTCGGAGGATGGAGCAGCCCGTTCGGTGCGTTCATGTCCGGACCGGTGTGGGGCGCGTTTTGGCTGATTACGAAGGGAATGGTTTTAGTATTTGTCCAGATGTGGCTGCGCTGGACGCTGCCGCGCTTCAGAGTCGACCAGCTGATGTATTTGAGCTGGAAGGTTCTTACGCCGTTTGCACTTGCAAATCTGGTTGCAGTCGGTCTGTGGACAGTGCTCCGGTAA
- a CDS encoding NADH-quinone oxidoreductase subunit I, whose translation MSSTTRYFRNIGKGFWTVLIGMKVTMKHMFTPAVTVQYPDARMTIPERGRNRLYVNMDDCIGCDQCAMACPVDCITIETAKSLPTEDLGVTSTGQKKRLWVTQFDIDFGKCCYCGLCVPPCPTECIYMTNVFEFSDYDRKNLIYSFITLTPEEVAQKTKQAEEAEREAAAKKAAAAAAAAAQKAAQAAQKPQTSPTDSSQLTPSAQTSPIQKNVPEVQPPPSSTGSENQNQDKPN comes from the coding sequence ATGAGTTCGACGACAAGATACTTTAGAAATATAGGGAAAGGATTCTGGACGGTCCTCATCGGAATGAAAGTTACGATGAAGCACATGTTTACGCCGGCAGTAACGGTCCAGTATCCGGATGCAAGGATGACGATCCCCGAGCGGGGCCGCAACCGGCTTTACGTCAACATGGACGACTGCATCGGATGCGACCAGTGTGCTATGGCATGCCCTGTCGATTGTATCACCATCGAAACTGCCAAGTCTCTTCCTACCGAAGATCTTGGAGTGACCTCTACGGGACAAAAGAAGCGTCTGTGGGTCACGCAGTTCGATATCGATTTCGGAAAATGCTGCTACTGCGGTCTGTGTGTGCCGCCATGTCCGACAGAGTGCATATACATGACCAACGTTTTTGAATTCTCCGATTACGACCGCAAGAATCTGATTTATAGTTTCATAACTCTTACGCCCGAGGAGGTCGCGCAAAAGACGAAACAGGCGGAGGAGGCTGAGCGTGAAGCGGCAGCGAAGAAAGCTGCGGCCGCCGCAGCTGCAGCGGCGCAAAAGGCGGCTCAGGCTGCCCAGAAACCGCAAACCTCGCCTACAGATTCATCGCAGTTGACGCCGTCGGCGCAGACGAGTCCGATTCAAAAAAATGTTCCGGAAGTTCAACCGCCACCATCATCGACCGGTTCGGAAAATCAAAACCAGGACAAACCGAATTGA
- a CDS encoding NADH-quinone oxidoreductase subunit J produces MNFYDVIFYAFAILTIVSAIGVVFSRNIVYAAFALLFAFFGVAGIYVLLAADFIAVTQILLYVGGILVLIVFGVMLTSKAYDVEVKRGVLQVVPAVVIVGAIAGTLIGVFMTTPWPISNFAPYEETARPIGALLMTQFVLPFELASVLLLVALIGAVIIARREKGTKPR; encoded by the coding sequence ATGAACTTTTACGATGTAATTTTTTACGCATTTGCGATTCTAACTATTGTCAGTGCAATCGGCGTCGTCTTTTCTCGAAATATTGTGTATGCCGCATTTGCACTCTTGTTTGCCTTCTTTGGAGTCGCAGGAATCTACGTCTTGCTTGCCGCCGATTTCATAGCGGTAACGCAAATACTTCTGTACGTCGGCGGAATCCTCGTCCTGATAGTTTTTGGTGTCATGTTGACTTCGAAGGCATACGATGTGGAGGTGAAGCGAGGCGTCTTGCAGGTGGTTCCTGCCGTTGTTATTGTCGGTGCCATTGCCGGGACGCTGATCGGAGTTTTCATGACGACGCCATGGCCGATATCGAATTTTGCCCCTTATGAAGAGACTGCCCGTCCGATCGGAGCGCTTCTGATGACGCAGTTCGTGCTTCCTTTCGAACTGGCTTCGGTGTTGCTGCTCGTCGCGCTTATCGGCGCTGTAATTATTGCACGACGCGAGAAAGGGACAAAACCACGATGA
- the nuoK gene encoding NADH-quinone oxidoreductase subunit NuoK produces MTLHVGLYHFLIVSAMLFALGIYGVITRKNAIMVLMGIELILNSANINFIAFTRFGLMNLTGQVVAIFVIILAAAEAAILLAIVLNVFQQLNTVNVDEVDKLKN; encoded by the coding sequence ATGACGCTGCATGTAGGGTTGTACCACTTTCTGATCGTCAGCGCCATGCTTTTTGCTCTCGGGATTTATGGTGTGATCACGAGAAAGAACGCTATCATGGTCCTGATGGGAATCGAGCTGATTCTGAATTCGGCGAATATAAATTTTATTGCGTTTACTCGATTCGGACTGATGAACCTTACCGGTCAGGTGGTTGCCATTTTCGTAATCATCCTTGCTGCGGCGGAGGCTGCAATATTGTTGGCAATTGTCCTGAATGTTTTCCAGCAGCTCAATACGGTGAATGTCGACGAAGTCGACAAGTTGAAGAACTGA